Proteins encoded in a region of the Pocillopora verrucosa isolate sample1 chromosome 11, ASM3666991v2, whole genome shotgun sequence genome:
- the LOC131781526 gene encoding ras-like GTP-binding protein RHO — MSPIRRKLVVVGDGACGKTSLLSVFSTDKFPEFYVPTVFETDVSDIEVNGEMVELALWDTAGQEAYDRLRPLSYPDTDVVLMCFSIDSPDSLANVLEKWAPEVRHFCGQRVPLILVGNKIDLRHDKNVKNDLSKFKQAPVTSEEGRAMFERIKAYAYKECSAITREGVRDVFETAAKATLKTKLYNPRPWLKCGIL, encoded by the coding sequence ATGTCGCCCATAAGAAGAAAACTAGTAGTTGTTGGAGATGGTGCATGTGGAAAAACAAGCCTCCTGTCTGTGTTCTCTACAGACAAGTTTCCCGAGTTTTACGTTCCAACCGTTTTCGAGACTGATGTCTCTGACATTGAGGTTAACGGCGAAATGGTAGAGTTAGCTTTATGGGATACCGCTGGACAAGAGGCTTATGACAGACTGCGACCTTTGTCTTATCCTGACACTGATGTGGTCTTGATGTGCTTCTCCATTGATAGTCCTGACAGCTTAGCAAACGTCCTCGAAAAATGGGCTCCTGAAGTAAGGCACTTCTGTGGCCAAAGGGTTCCTCTTATTTTAGTCGGTAACAAGATAGACTTGAGACACGATAAAAACGTAAAGAACGATTTGTCCAAGTTCAAACAAGCGCCTGTAACTAGCGAAGAGGGAAGAGCAATGTTTGAAAGGATCAAAGCTTATGCTTACAAGGAGTGTTCTGCAATAACGAGAGAGGGAGTAAGAGATGTGTTTGAAACGGCCGCCAAGGCTACACTGAAAACTAAGTTATACAACCCTCGACCGTGGCTTAAGTGTGGTATACTATAA